Genomic window (Nitrospirales bacterium LBB_01):
CAGGGAATAACCCTCTTTATGCAGCCGGTACAAGACCTAACGGTGGATTCCAAAATAAGCGCCACCCAGTTTCAATACACATTAGAAGACCCTAACATTGATGAGTTAAATTTGCTTGTCCCGTCTTTTGTTATAAACCTACAGAAACGCACAGAGTTAAAAGACGTCAGCAGTGACCAGCAAAATGACGGGCTGCGTCTGTTTCTTGATATAAACCGCGACAGCGCTTCACGCTATGGGATTACACCGCAGTTAATTGATGACACTCTGTATGACGCTTTTGGACAGCGGCAGATATCTACGATTTTTACCGAGCTTAACCAATACCGCGTTGTGCTCTCAGTAAAGGATAACTACAGGGAAAACGTGCTTGGGCTAAACGATATATACATTCGCAGTTTAAGCGGAGGGCAGGTGCCGCTTAGCGCAATAGCCAAAATATCGGAAACTACAGGGCCTCTTGTCATTAACCGTCAGGGGCAGTTTCCATCGGCAACGGTATCGTTTAACCTGGGCCCCCGTAAGGCTCTGGGTGGTGCGGTTAAAGCCATTGAGGAAACCGCCCGCAGTATGAACTTTCCGGCAAGCATTCGGGGTGCCTTCTACGGCACGGCTCAGGCTTTTAAAGCATCGCTTTCCAATGAGCCGCTGCTTATTTTGGCTGCTCTTATAACAGTTTATATTGTGCTTGGCGTACTGTATGAAAGCTATATACATCCGGTTACAATTCTATCCACACTGCCCTCGGCAGGTGTGGGAGCAGTGCTGTCGCTTTTGATGTTCAGGATGGACTTGGACGTGATAGCCGTTATTGGGATAATCCTGCTTATCGGCATTGTCAAGAAAAACGGCATTATGATGGTGGATTTTGCTCTGGAGGGACAGAGGCATAGCGGTAAGAGCGCCGAGGATGCAATCTATGAGGCATGTCTATTAAGATTCCGTCCGATAATGATGACAACAATGGCAGCGCTTCTGGGCGCTCTCCCTTTGGCTTTAGGCGGAAGCACAGGCTCAGAGCTAAGACGCCCCCTTGGTATAACAATTATAGGAGGACTTATACTCAGCCAAATTTTGACTCTCTATACGACGCCGGTTATCTATCTTGCTTTTGACAGATTATCCAACAGGATGAGAGGGAAGAGGAACTCTTGATAAAGGAATGTTCTTTATTTTGTCATTCCTGCGAAAGCAGGAATCCAGGTCCCTTAACAGAAATATTAAGAAGACTGGATTCCCGCTCGGGGGCGGGAATAACAAAGAATAAAGACTTTTTAAAACAATAGATGCTTATATACTTAACTCAGATACATGGTTTTATGTCAGCTAAGGATACCTTAAAAAGGACTGGATTCCCGCTCGGGGGCGGGAATGACAAAGGAGAGGATTTTCTTTTTCTTGTCATTCCTTTTCTTTTTCTTGTCATTCCTGCGGAGGCAGGAATCCAGTTTTTTCTTTGCGGAGCTAAGGGCATAAGCATTAAACAATAAATACTGCGGAGTTTATCATAAACTAACAACACACTATGAAATTTGTTGAAACATTCATAAGCAGGCCGGTAGCAACCACTCTAATAACGGTTGCCATTGTTTTAGCCGGGGTGATTGCCTTTAAGTGTCTCCCTGTTTCTCCTCTTCCACAGGTTGACTTTCCTACAATATCGGTTAGTGCTGCGCTTCCCGGAGCTGATCCTGAGACAATGGCGACATCAGTGGCAGCTCCTTTGGAAAAACAGTTTACCCGCATAGCAGGCGTCACTGAGATGACGTCAACCAGTTACAGGGGCTCAACTTCGGTTACACTTCAATTTGAGCTTGATAGAGATATCAACGGCGCAGCGCGTGACGTTCAAGCGGCTATTAACGCTGCGAGGAGTTACCTTCCTGCTAACCTTCCCACCAATCCCTCATATCGGAAAGTTAATCCGGCAGACGCTCCGATTCTTATCCTGGCGCTCATCTCTGACACTGTCAGTAAGTCACGGATGTATGATATTGCATCCAGTGTGCTGCAGCAGAAAGTCTCTCAGATGAAAGGGGTCGGTCAAGTTTTTATTGGAGGCGGATCACTCCCTGCTGTACGTGTTGAGTTAAACCCCAATGCGTTAAGCAGATATGGAGTCGGGCTTGAAACCGTTCGCAGCGTGATTGCCTCTAATAATGTTAACCGCCCAAAGGGACAAATATCTCAGGGAGACAAGACATGGGAAATTATAACCAACGACCAACTCCACGGCGCAAAAGAGTACCTTCCTTTGATTATTTCCTCCGATAACGGCACGGTATTGCGCCTAACCGATGTCGCAACTGTGGAGGACTCGGTTGAGGACTTGCGAGTTGCCGGTATGGTTAATGGAAAGCAGGCTGTTATGCTGGTTATTTTTAGACAGCCGGGAGCTAATATCATTGAAACAGTGCAAAATATTCGGGACGTTATGCCTCAATTGAAAGCAATTTTACCTGCCGCCGTAGATTTATCTGTAGTGCTTGACAGGACGCCTCCAATCAGAGGCTCCCTTAAAGAAGTTGAGCGATCGCTGATAATCTCCTTCATATTAGTAATACTTGTCGTGTTCTGGTTTATTCGGGATTTCAGGGCAACACTTGCGCCCGGTGTTGCCGTGTTTGTTTCCATTACAGGTACGTTTGCCGTGATGTATCTATTGGGTTATTCGTTAAACAACCTCTCACTTATGGCTCTTACGGTTGCCACAGGGTTTGTCGTGGACGATGCCATTGTTGTGCTTGAAAACATATCACGGTACAGAGAAAAAGGGATGTCTCCGTATGAGGCGGCGGTAATTGGTTCACGTGAAATTGCTTTTACGGTGGTCTCTATGAGTCTATCTCTGGTAGCTGTGTTTATCCCGATTTTGCTTATGCAGGGGATGATAGGCAGGCTCTTTAAGGAGTTTGCCATTACGCTTTCAGTATCAATACTAATCTCTTTAGCGGTTTCTCTTACAACAACGCCTATGATGTGCGCTACTGTGATTAAGCATAAAAAAGAACGGAAGCAGCATGGGTTTTTGTATGCCATCAGCGAGGGCTTTTTTAACAAGATATTGCATCTATACGAAAAGACCTTAATCGTAGCGCTGAGGCACTCTTTTCTAATGCTCTGTTTAACAGTAATTACGGCAATAACCAGCGTGTATCTGTTTGTAACAGTACCCAAGGGGTTTTTTCCGGAACAAGACAGCGGGCGAATCGCTGGAAGCATCCAAGCTTCACAGGACACATCGTTTCAAGCTATGAGGGGAAAGCTAACACAAATTATCAACATTATAAAAGATGATCCTGATATTGAGTACGTACTTGGATTTACTGGCGGTGGCGGTGGCGGCGGTTCAACAACAAACACCGGACGTTTATTCCTTTCTCTTACTCCGTTTGAAAAACGAAAGTCATCTGCTCAGGAAATAATGAAAAGGCTTCGTAAGAAACTCAACAACGTTGCCGGAGCGCCTACATTTCTTCAGCCTGTACAAGACATCCGTATAGGAGGCCGCATTGGAGGTGCACTGTATCAATATACACTTCAGGGGGAAAACATAGCTGAGCTTAATATGTGGACGCAGAAGCTGACCGGGAAATTGAGAACCACGCCGCAGATTGTTGATGTTAACAGTGATTTACAGGTTGGCGGGCGGCAGGTTACACTCGCTATAGACCGCGATACGGCTTCGCGTTTTGGCATAACTCCACAGGCGATAGATGCTGCCCTGTATGACTCATACGGTCAGCGGCAGGTCTCTGTCACATACACGGCATTAAATCAATACCATGTAGTAATGGAGGCTGCGCCACAGTATTGGCAGTATTCCGACTCGCTGAAAGACGTCAATGTTTTTACTGTCGATAAAAAGCGTATTCCTATTAGCGCCTTTAGCCGATATGGGGAAACACCAACCCCTTTAGCGGTAAATCATCAGGGGCAGTTTCCGGCTACAACTATTTCGTTTAATCTTGCTCCGG
Coding sequences:
- a CDS encoding multidrug transporter subunit MdtC (Part of a tripartite efflux system composed of MdtA, MdtB and MdtC which confers resistance against novobiocin and deoxycholate), producing the protein MKFVETFISRPVATTLITVAIVLAGVIAFKCLPVSPLPQVDFPTISVSAALPGADPETMATSVAAPLEKQFTRIAGVTEMTSTSYRGSTSVTLQFELDRDINGAARDVQAAINAARSYLPANLPTNPSYRKVNPADAPILILALISDTVSKSRMYDIASSVLQQKVSQMKGVGQVFIGGGSLPAVRVELNPNALSRYGVGLETVRSVIASNNVNRPKGQISQGDKTWEIITNDQLHGAKEYLPLIISSDNGTVLRLTDVATVEDSVEDLRVAGMVNGKQAVMLVIFRQPGANIIETVQNIRDVMPQLKAILPAAVDLSVVLDRTPPIRGSLKEVERSLIISFILVILVVFWFIRDFRATLAPGVAVFVSITGTFAVMYLLGYSLNNLSLMALTVATGFVVDDAIVVLENISRYREKGMSPYEAAVIGSREIAFTVVSMSLSLVAVFIPILLMQGMIGRLFKEFAITLSVSILISLAVSLTTTPMMCATVIKHKKERKQHGFLYAISEGFFNKILHLYEKTLIVALRHSFLMLCLTVITAITSVYLFVTVPKGFFPEQDSGRIAGSIQASQDTSFQAMRGKLTQIINIIKDDPDIEYVLGFTGGGGGGGSTTNTGRLFLSLTPFEKRKSSAQEIMKRLRKKLNNVAGAPTFLQPVQDIRIGGRIGGALYQYTLQGENIAELNMWTQKLTGKLRTTPQIVDVNSDLQVGGRQVTLAIDRDTASRFGITPQAIDAALYDSYGQRQVSVTYTALNQYHVVMEAAPQYWQYSDSLKDVNVFTVDKKRIPISAFSRYGETPTPLAVNHQGQFPATTISFNLAPGTALGDGVKAIETVAVEMGMPKSVRGTFAGTAQAFKASLANEPWLILAALIAVYIVLGVLYESYVHPITILSTLPSAGVGAVAALFIFKMELSIIAIIGIILLIGIVKKNGIMMVDFALDTERRHGKSPKDAIYEACLLRFRPIMMTTMSALLGTLPLALGTGVGSELRRPLGTTIVGGLILSQMLTLYTTPVIYLYLDRLRLWVQRFRKGI